The following DNA comes from Kluyveromyces lactis strain NRRL Y-1140 chromosome E complete sequence.
GTTTGAAACCGTCTGAGGAACTGTTTTTCCTGCAGGTTGCTTTTGTGAGAGTAAATCCTGCTGTGTGACCATAGGTTGACTCTTAGACACATGCAAATAAGGCAAGTGCTGAATAGATGCAGTTTTCGATGGAGTCTGTACGTTTGATACAACTTGGGGGGGCAGATGCTGAGTTGAAACAGAAGTTGGCACAGTTGCCGGCACAGTCATCTGTGGCACATGAGGAGGTGGCGACACCCTTGGTTGTTCCTGTTTATCCATCATTCTTAACAGATAAAAGTTTTTGATTGGACATGGAATGCCTTGAATACGTGAAACCTCTTCTACCACTTGACAAATATTCGGACGTTTCAGAGGATCTACACGTAACATGACActtatcaaatttttcactcTATCAGAATAACGTGGATAGGCTGGGAACTCGAATTTAGATGCTAAGATGGCAGATTCCCCATTTTTCTCGAACGGCGTAGTATAATAGCATGTTTTGTACAGGAAGACACCCAATGCCCAAATATCAGACTTCTCGTCTATCGGTAAACCACGGTATAAGTCGATCATTTCTGGACATCTGTACTGCGCCgttgtatttttcattatatCGTACTGGACATAGTTAAACTCCTCTGTATTTCTTGGCGCTCGAATGACACCAGACACTGATCCGAAATCACAAAGCTTAAATTCATGATTTTTCGAGAGCAAGACATTCTCAATCTTAATATCTCTATGGATCAATGGTGGTTGCAGAGCATGCATAGCAGCAACACCTTGACTCACTTGACTCATGATATTGAGAATCTCAAACTCTTGAAGTCTATTCTGCAATCTGGTATTCATGAAATCGATAAGCCCACCGCCAGAACAGTATTCCATAAGCAAGTACACTTCATACATTCCTACGTTAACCGGAGACTTAGTGGCATGTGAATCGATATACGAAACAATGAATTTGTTGCCTCTAAGAGCCTTCATTGAATCCACTTCCGCCCTCAATGTGTTAAGACTTGCTTTGTCAGGAACAACAACTCTCTTTAAACATGCTACATTATCTGGGCATACCGGATCTGGCGGGCTAATTTCAACGGAATATACATGCGCGAACCCACCGCTCGCGagatatttcaaaaccttcaCCTGATGCGATCCAACAGGCAATATGGTACCCGATGCGTATTTCTCAATTTGCGGCTGATTCATTTTAAAGATCCATATAGATGTGAATTCAGaatgcaaagaaaaagagaaaagcCAGCAGTTAAAATACAGTAAGCGTATAACGCCAACACAAATGGGTTAACCTTCGAGAAAACTTTTGCAAATGCCGTCTTTCCTACGTGCTCTCTTGTACTGTGACCTATAGCACAAAAGTATATAAGCAAATTGATGGAAATTTGTCCAGGCAGAAtgaagtaaaaaaaaataatgcaAAACTCACAATTGATAAAAGTGCACCACTTGGATGAACTATGAaatgcaaaaaaaataaatgTAAGGATAAAACCCCGTAGCTTGGTGGAACTACTATGCTTCTTGTTGCCCTGCTCAACGCTGTAAACCTCATTGAATAGCACTTAATTTACCAAATCTATAATTTTttatatgaaaaaaaaactgacttccattttcaatgttCAAGCCTGATTTTTTTGTCAACATTGGAAAATGTTAATAGGGGCGGGTCCCTAAAAAGAGTGATAACAACTGCAAGGAAAAAGGAACAATAGGTGAAGGCAAGTCTTGGACCCTGGTGCTTACTTGTGCCCTTATTTTTTGTGGAGAAAAGTTTCTCAGCAGGGAATAGTTACAGCGGTGGCCTTGTGGTTTTGCTAAGGCCTCCTATGCTAATAAACATTAATTTGGAATAATGTGGcttaaaaaaaagtgatgGAATATATGGTTCTCTTCAGCCTGTGAGATGTcaagatgttgatgttttttATCTAACCATTTCAGTCACGTGCCACCAGATCTGGATCTTCAGAATCAGATGAATCGATATTTGTTATTAGCTGCATGTCTATGTAACATATTGCTACTTATCCGTCAATTAGATTGGTAGCTACTCGATTATTGTTCCTGAGCGGTCTCGCCACCATGCGCCATGAGTTTGGAAAAATATACGAAAAACCATAAGATCTGGTTCCTTGGCCCAGTTGGTTAAGGCACCGTGCTAATAACGCGGGGATCAGCGGTTCGATCCCGCTAGGAACCATTCTTTTTACCATTTCCTTCCACCTTCGAACAtgaatctttctttttcagtaGTTAAAGctattatttttgattaGAGGTAGAAAAGATTCATCTCATCCCATCGAGTAAACTAGTTTGTTAAAGTCTACTGCACTATAACCAGTCACGGTGCGAAGTCCCACAATGTCCTTCAACAAATACAAATGTCGCtactttgaagaaaacaacTGGTGCTTGAAATTGCAACCTCTATATCAACATGGATTGATGACATCGATAAGTGACGGCTCAGTGCATTTATTGGATTGGGGCAACTTGAAAACCATATCCAGTATTCAATGCCATACAACCTCCATCAACGATATGAAAGTTATAAACTCCGATTTTGATACTGGTGCTGTGTTCGCTACTGCAGCAGAGGACGGTGTTAAAGTTTGGGATATTAGAGCCCGAAACAATGTTGCGTCTCTTCAAAACGATAAAGCATCTCCCTTCTTCTCATTAGATTCAAGGCACAATATGTTAGCATGTGGCACAGAACTAAAGGATTACGATGCTGAATTGCATATTTATGATATAAGAAACTGGACTAAACCTGTGCGGTCATTTGTGGACTCGCATCATGATGACATTACAGATATAAAATTCCATCCATGCGACTCAAACTTGCTGATGAGTGGGTCTACTGATGGTTACGTCAACATCTATGATTTGACTCAAGACGATGAGGAGGATGCACTACATCAAGTTATCAACTTTGCTTCCATCCATTCTTGTGGATGGCTTGGCCCGAAAAGGATTTGGAGTTTGTCGCATATGGAAACTTTTGGTATTCACGAATTGAACGATAAATCAGATGAAATGATAGAGCCTAAACCACTAGAATTTGGAGACGTAAGAGATAAGTGGGGTTGTGACTATGTTATTGATATATACCCATCTTTCATTGCAACTGGAAAAACTCATGAAAGTCAAGGTGAACTCAAGATAATACCATTCCAAAATGAACAAGTTGATGTTTCTAGTGCCCTGGTAATACCTGATGCACACGGAAATGAAGTGATAAGAGATGTGCTTATTCCAAAAAATCAAACTTCCCTCCTATACTCTTGTGGTGAAGATGGTTACGTTAATGTATGGAAGGACACTACGAACTCTTTAAACGTTCCACACAACTTTTGGGATTATACACTACCATTCACAGCATTTGAAAACTCTGTcagagaaattgaaatggaTATGGGACAAGAAACAATGCAGCACGAATCATCCTCAACATCTGAACAGGATTCTACTTCTACTGGTAGTGATGATGAAcataaagaaaagaaagataagaaggagaagaagcaCAGCAAGAAGAATAAACATGGGAAAAAAGATAGGAAGAGTGATAAAAAATCCAAGTCTAAATCCAAGAAGGAGAAAGAACACCGTTATAAACCTTATTAATATTGTGTATGCTATTATCTTCTTTTACATGAACAGTCTATTTAATGCCTTCGCATATTTAAAATATACACttattacccggatataTGTCACTGTGCCTTGTTTGATTGACGAAAATATGGAATTTTGTAATAAATATGATAGTAAACATTAATATGGCGACAGTGCTATATATTTTGATGAATGCACTATTCATTAGGTAGTAGCTAACATACAAcaaagaatctttgaagctACACTACCCAGCTGACAACCATGAGTAGTGTTGTGAATAAAAGCGCCAAGCGCTTTGTTCCTAAATTAAGAGAAAGACGGATACTGAACTCCACACCGGCTCCAACTGTGGTACCACCAGTGTCCGATGACATAACCAAGTCTACTGCTGAAGATTCCCATGAAAATGAAGCCGATAACGAGGACGGACTGAATGAGTCTAGTACAGATAATACGGAGCCAAAAAGAAGTGATGAAGAATCCAAAATTAACGAAACTGTTGACGAGGACGATCCACTAAGTCAAACAACTTTAgtcaagaatttgaaccCATCAAGAACCAGCACTCAGATACCGGTTGTCACAGTATCAAGTGCTACCAACCGCCGTAGGTCTAGTAGACTAGACTCGCTCTCTGGAACTAAACCTACTTTCAAGTCTGGTTTCATGGGGCCTGGTTCCTTGAATACGGGAAATGTACCagaaagaagcagaagGCTCTCCAGTATATCCACAGGGTCActgagaaagaagagtttAACAGTTAATTCGGAGAATGATTCTTCACTGCAAGCAATTAAGCGGAGACGAATGTCATCAAGATCCTCAACCGGAAAAGGACCGGGTAAAGTTCAAAGGATTAGTATAGTATCACGGATGAGTAGTCCAGACGACGATTCATTAACTGCAAAACCAGCTGGTGACTCTGAAAACTGCGACGATATCTTCCAAAGAACTGATGATCTTTATCAGAAATACACCATTAccaatttgaagatgattccaaagaaaatagCGGACAAAGATTCATCCAAATACTTGATAGACGAAGAAAACTTTACTATGGCGGACCTATGTAAACCAACGCTTCCCATAGGTGAAATATCTGAGAATTTTAGCAGGGCTAAGGAAGCTGCCAAGCTAAAGATTGAAAGGAGAAGAAAACGCAGGGAACTACGAGAAATGGCTAGAAAAGAGTTCAAGTCCTTGAATGAACTAGTAacggaagaagaaaaacaattgaaaga
Coding sequences within:
- the BDP1 gene encoding transcription factor TFIIIB subunit BDP1 (similar to uniprot|P46678 Saccharomyces cerevisiae YNL039W BDP1 Essential subunit of RNA polymerase III transcription factor (TFIIIB) which is involved in transcription of genes encoding tRNAs 5S rRNA U6 snRNA and other small RNAs); amino-acid sequence: MSSVVNKSAKRFVPKLRERRILNSTPAPTVVPPVSDDITKSTAEDSHENEADNEDGLNESSTDNTEPKRSDEESKINETVDEDDPLSQTTLVKNLNPSRTSTQIPVVTVSSATNRRRSSRLDSLSGTKPTFKSGFMGPGSLNTGNVPERSRRLSSISTGSLRKKSLTVNSENDSSLQAIKRRRMSSRSSTGKGPGKVQRISIVSRMSSPDDDSLTAKPAGDSENCDDIFQRTDDLYQKYTITNLKMIPKKIADKDSSKYLIDEENFTMADLCKPTLPIGEISENFSRAKEAAKLKIERRRKRRELREMARKEFKSLNELVTEEEKQLKEERKKAAQDLFDTEVPDEKPHQGIQLKMAADGSMVVDEESMVVDRHKNASLENSSKEKIQNNPFENLYNSATYGRQQFTDPWTIEEMIKFYQALSMWGTDFNLISQLFPYRSRRQIKSKFVNEEKKHPVMIELALRSKLPPNFEQYCKETRKNIGTVTEFNKRLDQLQVEHEEHLKQIEVERQNAREQDIKQQTVKEHERSQKGKHGGRYDQLKGYRKSEIVLGSIDDLKKKRAEEAAIEAQT
- a CDS encoding uncharacterized protein (similar to uniprot|P53962 Saccharomyces cerevisiae YNL035C Hypothetical ORF); amino-acid sequence: MSFNKYKCRYFEENNWCLKLQPLYQHGLMTSISDGSVHLLDWGNLKTISSIQCHTTSINDMKVINSDFDTGAVFATAAEDGVKVWDIRARNNVASLQNDKASPFFSLDSRHNMLACGTELKDYDAELHIYDIRNWTKPVRSFVDSHHDDITDIKFHPCDSNLLMSGSTDGYVNIYDLTQDDEEDALHQVINFASIHSCGWLGPKRIWSLSHMETFGIHELNDKSDEMIEPKPLEFGDVRDKWGCDYVIDIYPSFIATGKTHESQGELKIIPFQNEQVDVSSALVIPDAHGNEVIRDVLIPKNQTSLLYSCGEDGYVNVWKDTTNSLNVPHNFWDYTLPFTAFENSVREIEMDMGQETMQHESSSTSEQDSTSTGSDDEHKEKKDKKEKKHSKKNKHGKKDRKSDKKSKSKSKKEKEHRYKPY
- a CDS encoding Ark/Prk/Nak family serine/threonine-protein kinase (similar to uniprot|P40494 Saccharomyces cerevisiae YIL095W PRK1 Protein serine/threonine kinase regulates the organization and function of the actin cytoskeleton through the phosphorylation of the Pan1p-Sla1p-End3p protein complex) — encoded protein: MNQPQIEKYASGTILPVGSHQVKVLKYLASGGFAHVYSVEISPPDPVCPDNVACLKRVVVPDKASLNTLRAEVDSMKALRGNKFIVSYIDSHATKSPVNVGMYEVYLLMEYCSGGGLIDFMNTRLQNRLQEFEILNIMSQVSQGVAAMHALQPPLIHRDIKIENVLLSKNHEFKLCDFGSVSGVIRAPRNTEEFNYVQYDIMKNTTAQYRCPEMIDLYRGLPIDEKSDIWALGVFLYKTCYYTTPFEKNGESAILASKFEFPAYPRYSDRVKNLISVMLRVDPLKRPNICQVVEEVSRIQGIPCPIKNFYLLRMMDKQEQPRVSPPPHVPQMTVPATVPTSVSTQHLPPQVVSNVQTPSKTASIQHLPYLHVSKSQPMVTQQDLLSQKQPAGKTVPQTVSNYTSSDPFSKIDRSALLSTSATMESLPRAMRIPQLEYQQPHLLTRSQSVVPRASVSPVRNGRGAISSILASNRTSLDRPKYVDSETQTSDHPSELGLSRSLSRKSVASSLSSAESLEATSTGGSLTRKIGSKMKKVITGEKRGFSTIRSAQNTGESVKSAFNALRKGISSMQFTGDSSSRKSSLEARKYRSTSGKSIPENTSSNTKSHRRSTSSFSFVPENNDYELIEDIQKEKPKSSLRRSSSLKTSSSIQKRVKDLINADDIPNRSSATGYGKYTDIGRKTDISDHHKSNANRKSSTVITPVHEAPKSKPAPPPKPAHLKPNLPPKPKHLKAKSFRTSPAKSEVKEQDSDQDSVGSPFQSRKEMKEFERRFPSAL